Proteins encoded within one genomic window of Bombina bombina isolate aBomBom1 chromosome 1, aBomBom1.pri, whole genome shotgun sequence:
- the LOC128640598 gene encoding U3 small nucleolar RNA-associated protein 15 homolog — protein MSAYKPVAIPSFPKLGEKITQDTLYWKHYKTPVQIKEFGAVTKIDFSPVQPCNYAVTSSTRIHIYGQYSQEPIKTFSRFKDTAYCGTYRNDGKLVVAGCEDSVVQLFDVGGKASLRQFHGHSKAVHFVDFTGDKYRIVSGADDYASTVWDIPNSTEIVSYKEHTDYVRCGCTSKLNDNIFVTGSYDHTIKVFDARTEHSVMNMEHEHPVESVLLFPSEGLLASAGGRFVKIWDMLKRGQLLVSLKNHHKTVTCLCLSSSGQRLLSGSLDRHVKVHSTTNYKVVHSFDYAASILSLALAPDDDMIVVGMTNGVLNIKHRKREEKKLSQSSVKKRHPRYRVFVKGKDYMPKQDDIFVSKPEHLRNYDRLLKGFEMSKALDAVLVPGIRLSTPEVTVAVMNELNRRGTLKNALAGRNEKELSTLMLFLLKNLADPRFSHILVNVAEQIIDIYAPIIGQSSVVDQQFLKLQDLIQKEISYQEELLEVLGMMDTLFATMTTKKQTVLEEKMLSTAQDFEPKNVTTLNQTA, from the coding sequence ATGTCTGCATACAAGCCCGTCGCCATCCCCTCCTTCCCTAAACTTGGTGAGAAGATCACACAAGACACATTGTACTGGAAACATTACAAGACACCTGTTCAAATTAAGGAATTTGGGGCAGTAACAAAAATAGACTTCTCACCTGTGCAGCCGTGTAATTATGCAGTCACGTCATCTACACGCATTCACATCTATGGACAGTACTCTCAGGAGCCTATCAAAACATTCTCACGCTTCAAGGACACTGCATATTGTGGAACCTATAGAAACGATGGAAAACTTGTGGTTGCTGGTTGTGAAGATAGTGTTGTTCAGCTATTTGACGTCGGTGGAAAAGCTTCACTGAGACAATTTCATGGGCATAGCAAAGCAGTGCATTTTGTGGACTTCACAGGTGATAAGTACCGGATTGTGTCTGGTGCTGATGACTATGCATCTACAGTCTGGGACATTCCAAACAGCACTGAAATAGTTTCTTACAAGGAGCATACAGACTATGTGAGGTGTGGCTGTACCAGCAAACTCAATGATAACATTTTTGTAACAGGCTCGTATGATCACACTATCAAAGTATTTGATGCAAGAACAGAGCACAGTGTTATGAACATGGAGCATGAGCATCCGGTGGAGAGTGTACTTCTCTTTCCTTCTGAAGGGCTTCTGGCATCTGCAGGTGGTCGTTTTGTTAAAATCTGGGACATGCTTAAGAGAGGGCAGTTGCTAGTTTCTCTAAAGAATCACCACAAAACTGTTACCTGTCTGTGTCTAAGCAGCTCTGGCCAAAGGCTACTATCAGGGTCACTAGACAGGCATGTTAAAGTGCACAGCACAACCAACTATAAAGTAGTTCACAGCTTTGATTATGCTGCCTCGATTCTAAGCCTTGCATTAGCTCCCGATGATGATATGATTGTGGTTGGAATGACCAATGGTGTGTTGAATATCAAACATCGGAAACGTGAAGAAAAGAAACTGTCTCAATCAAGTGTAAAGAAGAGACATCCAAGATACAGAGTGTTTGTAAAAGGCAAAGACTATATGCCCAAGCAGGATGACATTTTCGTCAGTAAACCAGAACACTTGAGAAACTATGACAGACTACTGAAAGGTTTTGAGATGTCAAAAGCACTGGATGCTGTCTTGGTGCCTGGCATAAGGCTTTCAACACCTGAAGTTACAGTGGCTGTCATGAATGAGTTGAACCGCAGAGGAACGCTTAAAAATGCCCTGGCAGGTCGAAATGAGAAAGAACTAAGCACTCTTATGCTCTTTCTTTTAAAAAATCTTGCAGATCCAAGGTTTTCTCATATTCTGGTGAATGTGGCAGAACAAATTATTGATATCTATGCTCCTATTATTGGACAATCTTCTGTAGTTGATCAACAATTTTTAAAGCTTCAAGATCTCATACAAAAAGAAATTTCTTACCAAGAAGAACTTTTAGAAGTATTGGGCATGATGGACACACTGTTTGCAACAATGACAACTAAAAAACAAACTGTATTGGAAGAGAAAATGCTCTCAACTGCCCAAGACTTTGAACCAAAGAATGTGACAACTTTAAACCAAACTGCATGA